A genomic region of Miscanthus floridulus cultivar M001 chromosome 3, ASM1932011v1, whole genome shotgun sequence contains the following coding sequences:
- the LOC136544113 gene encoding uncharacterized protein, translating into MRVIIMDKVPELSPPPLFPPPPVIPSAPAHTTAAIGTIAPIAISQPPFTAVPTDALNALTAAIYGLQRQVGDLTTRVAAVESRPVASAPPLTSRSLPGYGVIPPLSASASVILEQLSSQPVPELSPPPLFPPPPVIPSAPAHTTAAIGTIAPIAISQPPFTAVPTDALNALTAAIYGLQRQVGDLTTRVAAVESRPVASAPPLTSRSLPGYGVIPPLSASASVILEQLSSQPVLPSQPASTHSAPPAMTVSTQPLPITHINFPHSSSPVPSFSSIV; encoded by the exons ATGAGAGTAATCATCATGGATAAG GTGCCGGAgctttcgccgccgccgctgttccCTCCACCGCCGGTGATCCCATCCGCTCCCGCGCACACCACCGCCGCCATTGGCACCATTGCACCGATCGCCATTTCGCAGCCACCATTCACCGCGGTTCCCACCGATGCCCTCAACGCGCTCACCGCGGCCATCTACGGCCTGCAGCGCCAGGTGGGCGACCTCACCACGCGCGTGGCCGCCGTCGAGAGCCGACCGGTCGCCTCTGCGCCGCCACTCACGTCGCGCAGTCTGCCGGGCTATGGTGTCATTCCTCCGctctcggcctcggcctcggtcaTCTTGGAACAGCTCTCCTCACAACCG GTGCCGGAgctttcgccgccgccgctgttccCTCCACCGCCGGTGATCCCATCCGCTCCCGCGCACACCACCGCCGCCATTGGCACCATTGCACCGATCGCCATTTCGCAGCCACCATTCACCGCGGTTCCCACCGATGCCCTCAACGCGCTCACCGCGGCCATCTACGGCCTGCAGCGCCAGGTGGGCGACCTCACCACGCGCGTGGCCGCCGTCGAGAGCCGACCGGTCGCCTCTGCGCCGCCACTCACGTCGCGCAGTCTGCCGGGCTATGGTGTCATTCCTCCGctctcggcctcggcctcggtcaTCTTGGAACAGCTCTCCTCACAACCGGTATTGCCCTCCCAGCCGGCGAGCACCCACTCAGCGCCGCCTGCCATGACAGTCAGCACCCAGCCCTTGCCCATCACGCACATCAATTTTCCACACTCGTCATCACCTGTGCCCTCGTTCTCCTCCATCGTTTAG